In one window of Polaromonas naphthalenivorans CJ2 DNA:
- a CDS encoding CaiB/BaiF CoA transferase family protein, whose translation MHTEDPSTPSPAPGPLAGLKVLELGQLIAGPFAAKTLADFGADIIKIEPPGAGDPLRKWRLLKDGTSVWWQVQSRNKRSVALDLKNPQAQAIVRQLASDADVLIENFRPGAMEGWGLGPDELLKLNPRLIMLRISGYGQTGPYRDKPGFGVVAEAMSGLRHLTAEPGRVPVRVGVSIGDTLAALHGVIGILLALQERQRSGQGQVIDVALYEAVFNCMESLLPEYSAFGAVRGPAGSALPGIAPSNAYRCKDEGYALIAGNGDSIFKRLMATIGRPEMGADPQLADNAGRVAQVDRIDEAIGQWAAERTVDEVLAALDQVAVPAGRIYTVADIAADPHYRARGMLGEVQMDDGSLLAVPGIVPKLSRTPGSHRRNAPQIGQDTDAVLREMGLSPEQISTLKDQGIVAGGTP comes from the coding sequence ATGCACACCGAAGACCCCTCAACCCCCTCCCCCGCCCCGGGTCCGCTGGCCGGCCTCAAAGTCCTGGAACTCGGCCAGCTGATTGCCGGCCCGTTCGCCGCCAAGACGCTGGCCGACTTTGGCGCCGACATCATCAAGATCGAGCCCCCCGGCGCCGGCGACCCGCTGCGCAAGTGGCGGCTGCTGAAAGACGGCACCTCGGTCTGGTGGCAGGTGCAGTCGCGCAACAAGCGCTCGGTCGCGCTGGATTTGAAAAACCCGCAGGCCCAGGCCATCGTTCGGCAGCTCGCCAGCGACGCCGACGTGCTGATCGAGAACTTTCGCCCCGGCGCGATGGAAGGCTGGGGACTGGGGCCCGACGAGTTGCTCAAGCTCAACCCGCGCCTGATCATGCTGCGCATCAGCGGCTACGGCCAGACCGGCCCCTACCGCGACAAGCCGGGATTTGGCGTGGTGGCCGAGGCCATGAGCGGCCTGCGCCACCTGACCGCCGAGCCCGGCCGCGTGCCGGTGCGCGTCGGCGTGAGCATCGGCGACACGCTGGCCGCGCTGCACGGCGTGATCGGCATTTTGCTGGCGCTGCAGGAGCGCCAGCGCTCCGGCCAGGGCCAGGTGATCGACGTGGCGCTGTACGAGGCGGTGTTCAACTGCATGGAAAGCCTGCTGCCCGAATACAGTGCGTTCGGCGCCGTTCGCGGCCCAGCCGGCAGCGCCCTGCCCGGCATCGCGCCCAGCAATGCCTACCGCTGCAAGGACGAGGGCTATGCGCTCATTGCGGGGAACGGCGACAGCATCTTCAAGCGGCTGATGGCCACCATCGGCCGGCCTGAAATGGGCGCCGACCCGCAACTGGCCGACAACGCCGGCCGCGTGGCGCAGGTGGACAGGATTGACGAGGCCATCGGCCAGTGGGCCGCCGAGCGCACCGTGGACGAGGTGCTGGCGGCGCTGGACCAGGTGGCCGTGCCGGCGGGCCGCATCTACACCGTCGCCGACATCGCCGCCGACCCGCATTACCGGGCGCGCGGCATGCTGGGCGAGGTGCAAATGGACGACGGCAGCCTGCTGGCGGTGCCCGGCATCGTTCCCAAGCTGTCGCGCACGCCGGGCAGCCACCGCCGCAACGCACCGCAGATCGGCCAGGACACCGACGCCGTGCTGCGCGAGATGGGCCTGTCGCCCGAACAGATCAGCACATTGAAAGACCAGGGCATTGTTGCCGGAGGAACCCCATGA
- a CDS encoding hydroxymethylglutaryl-CoA lyase, protein MTAKKRIFFNEVATRDGFQIEPGFIPTDDKVALVDALSDCGYAKIEVTSFTSPKAIPMLRDAEEVMGRIRRAPGVEYTVLVPNLRGAERALESRADELNLVMSVSETHNLANLRMPREKSFAALLDVICHVDGKTPINVSLSCCFGCPMEGEVVLDEVLRWGERFAGLGVRGLTICDTTGMAHPAQVSRMVEVLQQRFADLQLTLHFHNTRGMGLANVLAAVQSGITRFDGSLGGLGGCPYAPGASGNVTSEDAIHMLDAMGYDTGIDLSKLLAVARQLPGIVGHDVPGQVAKAGRIMDLHAPPASVAELREQFA, encoded by the coding sequence ATGACCGCTAAAAAACGCATTTTTTTCAACGAAGTCGCCACCCGCGACGGCTTCCAGATCGAACCCGGTTTTATTCCAACCGACGACAAGGTCGCGCTGGTCGATGCGCTCAGCGACTGCGGCTACGCCAAGATCGAGGTCACGTCCTTCACCTCGCCCAAGGCGATTCCGATGCTGCGCGACGCCGAGGAGGTCATGGGCCGCATTCGCCGCGCGCCCGGCGTCGAGTACACCGTCTTGGTGCCCAACCTGCGCGGCGCCGAGCGCGCGCTCGAATCACGCGCCGACGAACTCAACCTGGTGATGTCGGTGTCCGAGACGCACAACCTGGCCAACCTGCGCATGCCGCGCGAGAAAAGCTTTGCCGCGCTGCTGGACGTGATTTGCCATGTCGATGGCAAAACGCCCATCAATGTGTCGCTGTCGTGCTGCTTCGGCTGCCCGATGGAGGGCGAAGTCGTGCTGGACGAAGTGCTGCGCTGGGGCGAGCGCTTCGCCGGCCTGGGCGTGCGCGGCCTGACAATCTGCGACACCACCGGCATGGCGCATCCGGCGCAGGTCAGCCGCATGGTGGAAGTGCTGCAACAGCGTTTCGCCGACCTGCAGCTGACGCTGCACTTTCACAACACGCGCGGCATGGGTCTGGCCAATGTGCTGGCGGCGGTGCAGTCCGGCATAACCCGCTTCGACGGCTCGCTGGGCGGCCTGGGCGGCTGTCCGTATGCGCCCGGCGCCAGCGGCAACGTGACCAGCGAGGACGCCATCCACATGCTCGATGCCATGGGCTACGACACCGGCATCGACCTGTCGAAGCTGCTGGCAGTCGCCCGGCAGTTGCCCGGAATCGTCGGCCACGACGTGCCCGGCCAGGTCGCCAAGGCCGGCCGCATCATGGACCTGCATGCGCCGCCGGCCTCTGTGGCCGAGCTGCGGGAGCAATTTGCATGA
- a CDS encoding VOC family protein translates to MIGHLDHLVLTTADEAACVDFYTRVLGMALETFVGGTPPVARKAFKFGAQKINLHVKGREFEPKAHLPVPGSLDLCFLASIPLAEVIARLAQARWPVIEGPVLRTGATQKIRSVYVRDPDLNLIEISELA, encoded by the coding sequence ATGATCGGCCACCTTGACCACCTGGTGCTGACTACCGCCGACGAAGCGGCCTGCGTGGACTTCTACACCCGCGTGCTGGGCATGGCGCTTGAAACCTTTGTCGGCGGCACGCCGCCGGTGGCGCGCAAGGCGTTCAAATTTGGCGCGCAAAAAATCAACCTGCATGTCAAGGGCCGCGAGTTTGAACCCAAGGCCCATCTGCCGGTGCCGGGTTCGCTGGACCTGTGCTTTCTGGCGAGTATTCCGCTGGCAGAAGTGATCGCCCGGCTGGCGCAGGCGCGCTGGCCGGTGATCGAAGGCCCGGTCTTGCGGACCGGCGCGACGCAAAAAATCCGCTCGGTGTATGTGCGCGACCCGGACCTGAACCTGATCGAAATTTCCGAGCTGGCCTGA
- a CDS encoding Bug family tripartite tricarboxylate transporter substrate binding protein, protein MTLISRRTLITAAGLGAAAWLNPVRAQLAGKPLTLIVPAAAGGTTDIAARMLAEPLGKILQTSVVVDNRSGGNGNIAGQMVARGPADGSSLLVQYSGYQCITPLIQPVPGFDPATSLKPIAHLIDAPQLLVVRANFPADTFAEFLKYVKANPGKVNYASSGNGSLQHVTTELLKDLTHTFMTHIPYRGTGPALNDLLAGTVDFTITTPPPLLPHVRAGKLKALMVTGRARLPALPNVPTATQVGVPLVASSWFAVYGPASLPSELQNRLSLAIKQVVESDNFKKRAEDQGAKAVVMNSAELATLGANERKMWERIVKVANIKAD, encoded by the coding sequence ATGACCCTTATTTCCCGCCGAACCCTGATCACCGCCGCCGGACTCGGCGCGGCCGCCTGGCTCAACCCGGTGCGTGCGCAACTCGCCGGCAAGCCCCTGACCCTGATCGTTCCCGCAGCGGCCGGCGGCACCACCGACATTGCCGCGCGCATGCTGGCCGAGCCGCTGGGCAAGATTCTGCAAACCTCGGTGGTCGTGGACAACCGCAGCGGCGGCAACGGCAACATCGCCGGCCAGATGGTGGCGCGCGGCCCGGCCGATGGCTCCAGCCTGCTGGTGCAGTACTCGGGCTACCAGTGCATCACGCCGCTGATCCAGCCGGTGCCGGGGTTCGACCCGGCCACCAGCCTCAAACCCATCGCCCACCTGATCGACGCGCCGCAGTTGCTGGTGGTGCGCGCCAATTTTCCGGCCGACACCTTTGCCGAGTTCCTCAAGTACGTCAAGGCCAACCCCGGCAAGGTCAACTACGCCTCCAGCGGCAACGGCTCGCTGCAGCATGTGACCACCGAGCTGCTGAAAGACCTGACCCACACGTTCATGACCCACATTCCCTACCGGGGCACCGGTCCGGCGCTCAACGACCTGCTGGCTGGCACGGTGGACTTCACCATCACCACGCCGCCGCCGCTGCTGCCGCACGTGCGCGCCGGCAAGCTCAAGGCGCTGATGGTGACCGGCCGCGCGCGCCTGCCGGCGCTGCCGAATGTGCCAACGGCCACGCAAGTCGGCGTTCCGCTGGTGGCGTCCTCGTGGTTTGCGGTGTATGGGCCTGCCAGCCTGCCCAGCGAGTTGCAAAATCGCCTGTCGCTGGCGATCAAACAGGTGGTGGAGTCGGACAACTTCAAAAAGCGCGCGGAAGACCAGGGCGCCAAGGCCGTGGTCATGAACAGCGCGGAGCTGGCCACGCTGGGCGCCAATGAACGCAAGATGTGGGAGCGCATCGTGAAGGTGGCCAATATCAAGGCCGACTGA
- a CDS encoding acyl-CoA-binding protein: protein MSDLKAAFDKAVANSKDLSERPDNATLLRLYALYKQGSAGDNLDKKPGFGDMVARAKWDAWSKLKGTPQEAAMQQYIDLINELG, encoded by the coding sequence ATGTCAGACCTGAAAGCCGCCTTTGACAAGGCCGTGGCCAACTCCAAGGATCTCAGCGAGCGTCCCGACAACGCGACGCTCTTGAGACTCTACGCCCTCTACAAGCAGGGCAGCGCCGGCGACAACCTTGACAAAAAACCCGGCTTCGGCGACATGGTGGCGCGCGCCAAATGGGATGCCTGGAGCAAGCTCAAGGGCACGCCGCAGGAGGCCGCGATGCAGCAGTACATCGACCTGATCAACGAGTTGGGTTGA
- a CDS encoding wax ester/triacylglycerol synthase family O-acyltransferase produces the protein MVTRVASPSAARKPAPRRPKKSMPAAPPRYPHPPDERMSKVDTAWLRMDNQANLMQIIGVWQLAPGVKYAAVCERIENTLVRYDRFRQCAVQDATGASWVADPGFDLAHHVVREKLPRSASGDEQRALQDRVAELAGQRLDRARPLWRFHLIEDYTGPDGVRGSAMILRLHHCIADGVALIGVTLSMVDGGAPPAEPAATAQDAVPQGAQAWVVETLLNPFTHLAVKALDALGDGAARSLGRLNPAGQGPGLEQGVEAGVKASLDMARLLLQVATDSAALALMPDDSPTRLKGKSGGIKKVAWCPPIPLDEVRAVAKALGCSLNDVLLSCMAGALGEYLKSQGDDVAGQEIRAMVPVNLRPQEPSLRLGNHFGLAPLLLPIGMVNPVERLYEVRRRMAALKGSYQPLLAFGLLAVAGLLPKPAQDMMLGIFSKKTTAVMTNVPGPREKLRFCGATLEQSMFWVPQSGDVGLGVSILSYGGGVQFGVITDSALCPEPQRIIDEVAPEFARLAMVTLMLPWDGE, from the coding sequence ATGGTCACACGCGTTGCAAGTCCTTCGGCAGCCAGGAAACCAGCCCCCAGGCGGCCCAAAAAATCCATGCCGGCCGCACCACCGCGCTACCCGCATCCGCCCGACGAGCGCATGAGCAAGGTCGATACCGCCTGGCTGCGCATGGACAACCAGGCCAACCTGATGCAGATCATCGGCGTGTGGCAGCTGGCGCCCGGCGTGAAGTACGCGGCGGTGTGCGAGCGCATTGAAAACACGCTGGTCAGGTACGACCGTTTCCGGCAGTGCGCGGTGCAGGACGCTACCGGCGCCTCCTGGGTGGCCGACCCCGGCTTTGACCTGGCCCACCATGTGGTGCGGGAAAAGCTGCCCCGATCGGCCAGCGGCGATGAACAGCGCGCCTTGCAGGACCGCGTGGCCGAACTGGCCGGCCAGCGGCTGGACCGCGCGCGCCCGCTCTGGCGGTTTCACCTGATCGAGGACTACACCGGCCCCGACGGCGTGCGCGGCAGCGCCATGATCCTGCGCCTTCACCACTGCATTGCCGATGGCGTCGCGCTGATCGGCGTGACCCTGTCGATGGTCGATGGCGGCGCCCCGCCCGCAGAACCGGCTGCGACTGCGCAGGACGCCGTGCCGCAGGGCGCGCAGGCATGGGTGGTCGAGACACTGCTCAATCCCTTCACCCATCTGGCAGTGAAGGCGCTGGACGCGCTGGGCGACGGCGCGGCGCGCTCGCTCGGCCGGCTGAACCCTGCCGGCCAGGGGCCGGGGCTGGAGCAAGGCGTCGAGGCCGGCGTGAAAGCGTCGCTGGACATGGCCCGGCTGCTGCTTCAGGTGGCCACCGATTCGGCCGCGCTGGCGCTGATGCCCGACGACTCGCCAACCCGGCTCAAGGGCAAGTCCGGCGGCATCAAGAAAGTCGCCTGGTGCCCGCCGATTCCGCTGGACGAGGTCAGGGCGGTCGCCAAGGCGCTGGGTTGTTCGCTCAACGATGTGCTGCTCAGCTGCATGGCGGGCGCGCTCGGCGAGTACCTGAAGTCGCAAGGCGATGACGTGGCCGGCCAGGAAATCCGCGCCATGGTGCCAGTCAACCTGCGGCCCCAGGAGCCCAGCCTCCGGCTGGGCAATCACTTTGGCCTGGCGCCGCTGCTGCTGCCCATCGGCATGGTCAATCCGGTCGAGCGGCTGTACGAAGTGCGCCGGCGCATGGCCGCGCTCAAGGGCAGCTACCAGCCGCTGCTGGCCTTTGGCCTGCTGGCGGTGGCCGGCCTGCTGCCCAAACCGGCGCAGGACATGATGCTCGGCATCTTCTCGAAAAAAACCACGGCGGTGATGACCAATGTGCCGGGGCCGCGCGAAAAGCTCAGGTTTTGCGGCGCCACGCTGGAGCAAAGCATGTTCTGGGTGCCGCAGTCAGGCGACGTGGGCCTGGGCGTGTCAATATTGAGCTACGGCGGCGGCGTGCAGTTTGGCGTGATCACCGACAGCGCCCTGTGCCCGGAGCCGCAGCGCATCATTGACGAAGTCGCGCCCGAGTTTGCCCGGCTGGCGATGGTGACGCTGATGCTGCCGTGGGACGGGGAATAA
- a CDS encoding type III pantothenate kinase — MTFLALDVGNTRLKWAQYDAPVVGAKLLAHGAVFLENIDRLAENDWHGMPEPSAILGCVVAGDAIKRRVAEQMEIWDVLPRWVHSSPQEAGLTNGYDHPARLGSDRWVAMIGAYHRLLARGIRKPCLVVMVGTAVTVEAIDASGKFLGGIILPGHGIMLRALESGTAGLHVPTGDVRDFPTNTSDALTSGGTFAIAGAVQRMVDNITRHCGEAPECIMTGGAAWKMAPSMSVKVELVETLIFDGLLEIASRRFKP, encoded by the coding sequence ATGACTTTTCTAGCGCTTGACGTGGGTAACACCCGCCTGAAATGGGCCCAGTACGACGCCCCCGTGGTGGGCGCCAAGCTGCTGGCCCATGGCGCGGTGTTTCTGGAAAATATCGACAGGCTGGCCGAAAACGACTGGCACGGAATGCCCGAGCCCTCGGCGATCCTGGGCTGCGTCGTGGCCGGAGACGCCATCAAGCGGCGGGTGGCCGAGCAGATGGAAATCTGGGACGTGCTGCCGCGCTGGGTTCACTCCAGCCCGCAGGAAGCCGGCCTGACCAACGGCTACGACCATCCCGCGCGGCTCGGGTCCGACCGCTGGGTGGCCATGATCGGCGCCTACCACCGGCTGCTGGCGCGCGGCATCCGTAAACCCTGCCTGGTGGTGATGGTGGGAACCGCCGTGACGGTCGAAGCCATCGATGCCTCGGGCAAATTCCTGGGCGGCATCATCCTGCCGGGCCACGGCATCATGCTGCGCGCGCTCGAATCGGGCACCGCCGGCCTGCATGTGCCGACCGGCGATGTGCGCGATTTTCCGACCAACACCAGCGACGCGCTGACCAGCGGCGGCACGTTTGCGATTGCCGGAGCGGTGCAGCGCATGGTGGACAACATCACGCGCCATTGCGGCGAAGCGCCCGAATGCATCATGACCGGCGGCGCGGCCTGGAAAATGGCGCCCAGCATGTCAGTCAAGGTCGAACTGGTGGAAACGCTGATCTTTGACGGCTTGCTGGAGATCGCCTCGCGGCGGTTCAAGCCTTGA
- a CDS encoding helix-turn-helix transcriptional regulator has product MQLPANFDSVCLDGIMSDWLSALGEFSVEALVVLGPDPFAGQESRLVLALHPPRLLEAAQALAASQDFGAPWRDSDAPLVAWQDISRAAFGDLGRWRRLWLAHGFQSVVRIAFPLTVGRAFECYLFSARQWPDRTEPSQLAWSALNIWPLVKRALAQARNPLSPRELECLDLAFQGMTARKTGDMLACSERTVNFHLANAMNKLKVDNKMAAVQRACWFGLI; this is encoded by the coding sequence ATGCAACTACCTGCTAACTTTGACAGCGTCTGCCTGGACGGCATCATGAGCGACTGGCTGTCCGCCCTGGGCGAATTCTCGGTCGAAGCCCTGGTGGTCCTGGGGCCCGATCCTTTTGCCGGCCAGGAAAGCCGGCTGGTGCTGGCCCTGCATCCTCCACGGCTGCTGGAAGCGGCGCAAGCCCTGGCCGCCAGCCAAGACTTCGGCGCGCCCTGGCGGGATTCCGATGCGCCGCTGGTGGCCTGGCAGGATATTTCCAGAGCGGCTTTCGGTGATCTGGGCCGCTGGCGCAGGCTGTGGCTGGCGCATGGCTTTCAAAGCGTCGTGCGGATTGCCTTTCCGCTGACCGTGGGCCGCGCTTTTGAATGCTATCTGTTCAGCGCGCGCCAGTGGCCTGACCGCACCGAGCCGTCGCAGCTGGCCTGGTCGGCGCTCAATATCTGGCCTTTGGTGAAGCGGGCGCTGGCCCAGGCCAGAAACCCGCTGAGCCCGCGCGAACTCGAATGCCTGGACCTGGCGTTTCAGGGCATGACGGCGCGCAAAACCGGCGACATGCTGGCGTGCAGCGAGCGCACCGTCAACTTTCACCTGGCCAATGCCATGAACAAGCTCAAGGTGGACAACAAAATGGCCGCCGTCCAGCGCGCCTGCTGGTTTGGCCTGATTTGA
- a CDS encoding sensor histidine kinase yields MLKIRHTARLLQHAPWRWTFAPLEPILHASPWRLRLLGLTAMLGQPLFGWIWSSWLVQPYENPWLRGLMSLLAGLLLLPAMSRDFSNPKTRLLVTLVMWVEIPFFFSWMYLCNSGSAAWLATVCAMIAFYYHLTDWRIATAGIFSAVLLAWALFVWLMPDQLYWNAVDAMVILFSWSCALLLGLSSANLRRDQLVHTLATMGIMAHELRTPLSTAALIGDAVQMEVQRLPAHPRAAKLDQLSQRLHALVRTMNHQIDTQIANARLLQLPRYTEEVWAATLVHDVTSSYPYASIRQKECVSVVIHENFNFCASSSQFSQVLGNLIKNALHSLTAADSPCHPGALRIEVDCVQARGRIVVSDDGLGIAPALLPYIFKPFFSSNRSTGHGLGLAFCQQVVRSAGGIIKVTSNHGAGAAFTIILPVGPC; encoded by the coding sequence ATGTTGAAAATCCGCCATACCGCACGGCTGTTACAGCATGCACCATGGCGCTGGACATTCGCGCCTCTGGAGCCGATTTTGCATGCGTCGCCGTGGCGCCTGCGGCTGCTGGGCCTGACAGCCATGCTGGGCCAGCCCCTGTTTGGCTGGATATGGTCGAGCTGGCTGGTGCAGCCGTATGAAAATCCATGGCTGCGTGGCCTGATGAGCCTGCTGGCCGGGCTGCTGCTGTTGCCTGCGATGAGCCGGGATTTCTCAAACCCGAAAACCCGGCTGCTGGTCACCCTTGTGATGTGGGTCGAGATTCCCTTTTTTTTCAGCTGGATGTACCTGTGCAACAGCGGCAGTGCGGCCTGGCTGGCGACGGTCTGCGCCATGATTGCGTTTTACTACCACCTGACCGACTGGCGCATCGCCACGGCCGGCATTTTCAGCGCAGTCCTGCTGGCGTGGGCGCTGTTTGTCTGGCTGATGCCCGATCAGCTGTACTGGAATGCGGTTGATGCGATGGTCATTCTCTTCAGCTGGAGTTGTGCGCTGTTGCTGGGCCTGTCATCGGCCAACCTGCGGCGCGACCAGTTGGTCCACACCCTGGCAACCATGGGCATCATGGCGCACGAGTTGCGCACGCCCCTGTCAACGGCCGCGCTGATCGGGGACGCCGTGCAGATGGAAGTGCAACGCCTGCCGGCGCATCCGCGAGCCGCGAAACTCGACCAGCTGAGCCAGCGCCTGCATGCGCTGGTGCGCACCATGAACCACCAGATCGACACCCAGATCGCCAATGCCAGGCTGCTGCAGCTGCCGCGCTATACCGAAGAGGTCTGGGCGGCCACCCTGGTCCATGATGTCACGTCAAGCTATCCCTACGCCTCCATCCGCCAGAAGGAGTGTGTCAGCGTGGTCATCCATGAGAATTTCAATTTTTGCGCGTCTTCCAGCCAGTTTTCCCAGGTGCTGGGCAACCTGATAAAGAACGCCTTGCATTCCCTGACCGCCGCTGACTCGCCCTGCCACCCCGGCGCGCTGCGCATCGAGGTGGATTGCGTGCAGGCCCGTGGCCGCATCGTCGTGTCGGATGACGGCCTGGGCATAGCCCCGGCCTTGCTGCCGTATATCTTCAAGCCCTTTTTCTCCAGCAACCGCAGCACCGGGCACGGGCTGGGCCTGGCTTTTTGCCAGCAGGTGGTGCGCAGCGCAGGTGGCATCATCAAGGTCACGTCAAACCATGGCGCGGGGGCAGCCTTTACGATAATCCTGCCCGTCGGGCCTTGCTGA
- a CDS encoding response regulator: MSFTLYRRPGGLVFLDDDRDYLEMLGEVMPPDWFVRLFLRPIACIELLQQDCQLRDADAWSQQQIVNRWREGALLIPQILQYWRGDGAARFALAQVAVVDYAMPAMSGLRMLGELTQWPGSRILLTGRADEQLAVSAFNRGLINQFIPKQSPELRLRLIGAIQDLRHQPDKRHQQIWYATLSPAQHALLGDPLIGEALENLMRQQGWTEHVVIGAPFGVLGLDARGNASWLQLEPEENLQELAEIALSQGWNASTVEDIRSGGKLIDLELQLALGDSHQPQPRESLVMRGDARRLYAAIFPISESFSPGLTASYERFLASHGERRLPED; the protein is encoded by the coding sequence ATGTCCTTTACCCTTTATCGCCGCCCCGGAGGCCTGGTTTTCCTCGATGATGACCGGGACTATCTTGAAATGCTGGGCGAAGTCATGCCGCCCGACTGGTTCGTGCGCCTGTTTTTGCGGCCCATCGCCTGCATCGAGCTGCTGCAGCAAGATTGCCAGCTCCGGGATGCAGACGCCTGGAGCCAGCAGCAAATCGTCAACCGCTGGCGTGAAGGCGCCTTGCTGATTCCGCAAATCCTGCAGTACTGGCGCGGCGATGGCGCGGCCCGGTTTGCGCTTGCGCAGGTCGCCGTGGTGGACTACGCCATGCCGGCCATGAGCGGGCTGCGGATGCTGGGCGAGCTGACCCAATGGCCGGGTTCGCGCATTTTGCTCACCGGCCGCGCCGATGAGCAGCTTGCGGTGTCGGCCTTCAACCGGGGGCTGATCAACCAGTTCATCCCCAAGCAGTCCCCGGAGCTTCGCCTGCGCCTGATCGGCGCCATCCAGGATCTGCGCCACCAGCCGGACAAGCGCCACCAACAGATCTGGTACGCCACCCTGTCACCGGCCCAGCATGCGCTGCTGGGCGACCCGCTGATTGGCGAGGCGCTGGAAAACCTCATGCGCCAGCAGGGCTGGACAGAACATGTCGTCATCGGCGCGCCGTTTGGCGTGCTCGGGCTGGACGCCCGGGGCAACGCCAGCTGGCTGCAGCTGGAGCCGGAGGAAAACCTGCAGGAACTGGCTGAAATAGCCCTGTCCCAGGGCTGGAATGCAAGCACCGTCGAGGACATCCGCAGCGGCGGCAAGCTCATCGACCTGGAGCTGCAGCTGGCGCTGGGCGACAGCCATCAGCCCCAGCCGCGCGAGTCGCTGGTCATGCGCGGGGATGCCCGGCGTCTTTACGCGGCCATTTTCCCCATCAGCGAGTCGTTCAGCCCGGGCCTGACGGCCAGTTACGAGCGGTTTCTGGCCAGCCATGGCGAAAGGCGCCTGCCCGAGGATTAG
- the cqsA gene encoding alpha-hydroxyketone-type quorum-sensing autoinducer synthase, protein MQVLDHNPSLEPRIHRNPPLLPRLRERFEQKFMAHWQSQWGGKPILHGRNPGSESIRLDGNDYLGLSGNPDIVRAQMASLQHSNESVIQSGVFLLDAHPCRTLEASLAAWVGKEDGFVCQSGYSANVGLLQAIADEQTPVYLDSLAHTSLWEGVRAARAPAYAFRHNDPAHLSRMIARHGPGVVVVDSVYSTTGALCPLREMVEVVEQHGCTILVDESHSLGTHGPQGAGLCAELGLTDRVHFITASLAKAFAGRAGFFTIPAELRYYVLHNSYPNIFSSCLLPHEIAGLAATLEVVKRSDAERVRLHANTRRLRASLSEIGYPIHQGSQQIIALETGTEPATMVLRDHLEERQIFGAIFCAPATSRNRAMVRLTLNAGLTGSEMDRIEQTAKELAPVLKPWDWPIAKRARTEQV, encoded by the coding sequence ATGCAAGTACTCGACCACAACCCCAGCCTCGAACCCCGGATTCACCGCAACCCACCTCTGCTGCCGCGCCTGCGCGAGCGGTTTGAGCAGAAATTCATGGCCCACTGGCAAAGCCAGTGGGGTGGCAAACCCATCCTGCACGGGCGCAATCCCGGATCAGAGTCGATCCGGCTCGACGGCAATGATTACCTGGGCCTGTCGGGCAATCCGGACATCGTCCGGGCGCAGATGGCCAGCTTGCAGCACAGCAATGAAAGCGTGATCCAGTCGGGTGTTTTTCTGCTTGATGCGCACCCGTGCCGGACGCTGGAAGCCTCCCTGGCGGCCTGGGTGGGCAAGGAAGACGGCTTTGTCTGCCAGTCGGGCTACTCGGCCAATGTCGGGCTGCTGCAGGCGATTGCCGACGAACAGACCCCTGTCTATCTTGACAGCCTGGCCCACACCTCTTTATGGGAAGGCGTGCGTGCGGCGCGTGCGCCGGCGTATGCATTTCGCCACAACGACCCCGCGCACCTCTCGCGCATGATTGCCCGCCACGGACCCGGCGTGGTGGTGGTGGATTCGGTGTACAGCACCACGGGCGCCCTGTGCCCGCTGCGGGAGATGGTCGAGGTGGTCGAGCAGCATGGCTGCACCATCCTGGTCGATGAGTCGCATTCGCTGGGCACCCATGGCCCGCAGGGCGCGGGGCTGTGCGCTGAACTGGGCCTGACGGACCGGGTGCACTTCATCACCGCCAGCCTGGCCAAGGCGTTTGCTGGCCGGGCCGGGTTTTTCACCATTCCGGCCGAGTTGCGCTACTACGTGCTGCACAACAGCTACCCGAACATTTTCAGCTCCTGCCTGCTGCCGCACGAAATCGCCGGCCTGGCGGCCACGCTGGAGGTGGTCAAGCGCAGCGACGCCGAGCGGGTGCGGCTGCATGCCAACACGCGCCGGCTGCGCGCCAGCCTGTCGGAGATAGGCTACCCCATCCATCAGGGCAGCCAGCAGATCATTGCGCTGGAAACCGGCACCGAGCCGGCCACCATGGTGCTGCGCGACCATCTGGAAGAGCGCCAGATTTTCGGCGCCATTTTTTGCGCGCCCGCCACCAGCCGTAACCGGGCCATGGTGCGGCTGACGCTCAATGCCGGGCTGACCGGCTCCGAGATGGACCGGATCGAGCAGACCGCGAAAGAGCTTGCGCCTGTCCTCAAGCCCTGGGACTGGCCGATTGCCAAACGCGCCCGCACCGAGCAGGTCTGA